The proteins below come from a single Arthrobacter sp. zg-Y1171 genomic window:
- a CDS encoding DUF6297 family protein — MTRIEAAPRATEFNPARYTRAASREHRRGSVRVRDVLLDAYATLLGVGTIGALAGGLVLAMRNEVAKALGSGTGSRRTVITADWTALHDGAAATVLLFAALAAVLAGARKLGPVAVASAEGYWWLSLPVDRRPFLAGPLLRRAGLVWAGGAVLYLPVGFISDLQAPLQGQFLGAAVFGLAAVCALLLAALRQSAGTGFPGGTAGTAGGLVLLVLLSFVPRLAAAGELWPAAAALAAVVGLWALVFARIGAIPGRELIRGGGVSGHAGAALYLMDTNELGRAFAGTPKVRTTSRARRWYARGARTPFGALLRADATAFLRTPGTWGRPVLLLLLCITVLLSAGQQPAPLQLVIILLTICAVVPALGTLARQTAITPGLDALLPLSPALVRLSRTALPAAALMMWSAGFCAVLVLLGAGSPALIGLGALAGVGFGAAAVRGAYRPLPDWTAPPTETVFGPVPTAQTGSLAQGLDAILLAAVPLLLGLFLGYVPVVLLLAQAVFSAVCVLLVMYSRK, encoded by the coding sequence GTGACCCGCATCGAAGCCGCCCCGAGGGCGACGGAGTTCAACCCGGCCCGCTACACTCGTGCAGCCTCGCGGGAACACCGCCGGGGCAGTGTCCGCGTCCGGGATGTGCTGCTGGACGCCTATGCCACCTTGCTGGGAGTCGGAACCATTGGCGCTCTGGCCGGGGGACTGGTGCTGGCGATGCGGAACGAGGTCGCGAAGGCCCTGGGTTCCGGAACCGGCAGCCGCCGCACTGTTATCACCGCGGACTGGACCGCCCTGCACGACGGCGCCGCGGCGACCGTCCTGCTGTTCGCGGCCCTGGCTGCGGTGTTGGCCGGTGCCCGGAAGCTCGGGCCGGTGGCCGTGGCCTCGGCCGAGGGGTACTGGTGGCTGAGCCTGCCCGTGGACCGTCGCCCCTTCCTGGCCGGACCGCTGCTCCGCCGAGCAGGCCTGGTCTGGGCCGGAGGTGCGGTGCTATATCTGCCGGTCGGCTTCATCAGCGACCTGCAGGCACCATTGCAAGGCCAGTTCCTCGGTGCCGCCGTCTTCGGGCTGGCGGCGGTCTGTGCACTGTTGCTGGCGGCCCTGCGGCAGTCGGCGGGGACCGGTTTCCCGGGCGGAACAGCGGGTACGGCCGGCGGGCTGGTGCTGCTGGTCCTGCTGAGTTTCGTTCCCCGGCTGGCCGCCGCCGGGGAGCTATGGCCGGCCGCCGCAGCGTTGGCCGCCGTCGTTGGACTGTGGGCGCTGGTGTTCGCACGGATAGGTGCGATCCCGGGCCGTGAGCTGATCCGGGGCGGCGGGGTGTCCGGGCACGCCGGTGCTGCGCTGTATCTGATGGACACCAACGAGCTTGGCCGGGCGTTCGCCGGCACGCCGAAGGTCCGGACGACCTCCCGCGCGCGGCGCTGGTACGCCAGGGGAGCGCGCACCCCGTTCGGCGCACTGCTGCGGGCGGATGCCACCGCATTCCTGCGCACCCCCGGGACCTGGGGCCGTCCCGTACTGCTGCTCCTGCTCTGCATCACGGTTCTGCTGTCCGCCGGACAGCAGCCCGCGCCGCTGCAGCTGGTCATCATCCTGCTCACCATCTGCGCGGTGGTTCCGGCGCTGGGCACCCTGGCCCGGCAAACCGCAATCACACCGGGGCTGGACGCCCTGCTGCCGCTGTCCCCGGCACTGGTGCGGCTGAGCCGGACGGCCCTGCCCGCGGCCGCACTGATGATGTGGTCCGCAGGGTTCTGCGCCGTCCTGGTGCTGCTGGGTGCGGGCAGCCCGGCGCTGATCGGGCTTGGCGCGCTCGCCGGGGTCGGGTTCGGTGCTGCGGCGGTCCGGGGTGCGTACCGGCCGCTGCCGGACTGGACCGCTCCGCCGACCGAAACCGTGTTCGGTCCGGTGCCCACAGCGCAGACCGGATCCCTGGCCCAGGGGCTGGATGCGATCCTGCTGGCCGCGGTGCCGTTGCTGCTGGGCCTGTTCCTCGGCTACGTTCCCGTAGTGCTGCTGCTGGCCCAGGCGGTCTTTTCCGCGGTCTGCGTCCTGCTGGTGATGTATTCGCGGAAATAG
- a CDS encoding ABC transporter ATP-binding protein — MTAAGAVLEISNLLVGYAGAPVCGAITAHADAGEILGVVGFNGAGKSTAARTIAGKQLMLDGEVRVHGLPANEDAIPFRRQVAALFDEDAFFPSLSLREHLQLVARGHGVADPDAAVDAELDFFGLQDRADAVPESVSSGQRRRLLLASALIRPSSLLILDEPEQRLDPVMRERVGKRIRQYADDGGTVLLVTHDPALLLATAERCLLIDDQVQEIEPARAAAEIAGR, encoded by the coding sequence ATGACTGCTGCGGGGGCCGTGCTCGAGATTTCCAACCTACTGGTGGGCTACGCCGGTGCACCCGTCTGCGGCGCCATCACCGCGCACGCGGACGCGGGGGAGATCCTCGGCGTCGTGGGCTTCAACGGTGCGGGCAAGTCCACCGCCGCCCGCACCATCGCCGGGAAACAGCTGATGCTCGACGGCGAGGTGCGCGTCCACGGGCTGCCCGCCAACGAGGACGCCATCCCGTTCCGCCGGCAGGTGGCCGCACTCTTCGATGAGGACGCCTTCTTCCCCTCCCTGTCGCTGCGGGAACATCTGCAGCTGGTCGCCCGCGGGCACGGGGTCGCGGACCCGGACGCCGCCGTCGACGCGGAACTGGACTTTTTCGGCCTGCAGGACCGCGCAGACGCCGTCCCGGAGTCCGTCTCCTCCGGCCAGAGGCGGCGGCTGCTGCTCGCCTCGGCCCTGATCCGGCCGTCCTCCCTGCTGATCCTCGACGAACCGGAACAGCGCCTGGACCCGGTGATGCGCGAACGGGTGGGGAAGCGGATCCGCCAATACGCCGACGACGGCGGCACGGTTCTGCTTGTGACCCACGATCCGGCGTTGCTCCTGGCGACCGCGGAACGCTGCCTGCTGATCGATGACCAGGTGCAGGAGATCGAACCGGCCCGGGCCGCGGCCGAGATCGCGGGCCGGTAA
- a CDS encoding multidrug efflux SMR transporter — protein MSWIVLVLSGVLEAVWATALDKSQGFSRFWPSAIFVTALLASMAGLAYAMRELPLGTSYAVWVGIGATLTVIYAMATGAESVSLLKIVFLAMIVGGVIGLKSLH, from the coding sequence ATGTCATGGATTGTTCTGGTGCTGTCCGGCGTCCTGGAAGCAGTGTGGGCCACCGCGCTGGACAAATCGCAGGGGTTCAGCCGGTTCTGGCCCTCGGCCATCTTCGTTACCGCCCTGCTGGCGAGCATGGCCGGGCTCGCATACGCCATGCGGGAACTGCCGCTGGGCACCTCGTATGCCGTCTGGGTGGGCATCGGCGCCACGCTGACCGTCATCTACGCCATGGCCACCGGCGCGGAATCCGTGTCCCTGCTGAAGATCGTGTTCCTGGCGATGATTGTGGGCGGCGTGATCGGCCTGAAGTCGCTCCACTAG
- a CDS encoding LssY C-terminal domain-containing protein, with the protein MIRPGTAAESDGGPGATAVDWAFFTFSGIGAAWFAVLLLEESLQQRHIWFLVVFWAALAYLVLPRLDRVLTQIFIPNYFMGRTRTNAGLFGDAVNLAFLGSEAQLRGAMEKAGWHLADPVTLASSWRIASSTLLHRSYIHAPVSPLLLFDRQQDFAYEQEMHGNPRQRHHVRFWRCPEGWMLPGGIAADWLGAASFDRAVGLSLFTLQVTHRVGENIDAERDYLINSLREASPAVSVEVIKNFSTGYHSRNGGGDSIVTDGDLPVADLSRLPETGPAVPVGTAAARDRPPAAVIFGAVLVFLRGFASLAVAAPFLVHLTDISLVINLLGTQSRGVAELGSAYAPTSVSLTVFAGVEAVLAVLILRGSNSARLTAMSLSSVAIAVQVAAVSAGPETALRTNLFGYAFDVLLILALSSDGARIYARSRRRRPASAS; encoded by the coding sequence ATGATCCGGCCGGGCACCGCAGCGGAGTCCGACGGCGGGCCGGGCGCAACCGCCGTCGACTGGGCTTTCTTTACGTTCAGCGGCATCGGTGCAGCCTGGTTCGCCGTGCTGCTGCTGGAGGAAAGCCTGCAGCAGCGGCATATCTGGTTCCTGGTGGTGTTCTGGGCCGCGCTGGCGTACTTGGTGCTGCCGCGCCTGGACCGCGTCCTGACGCAGATTTTCATTCCCAACTACTTCATGGGCCGCACCCGCACCAATGCCGGCCTGTTCGGCGACGCCGTCAACCTGGCCTTCCTTGGCAGCGAGGCGCAGCTGCGGGGCGCCATGGAAAAGGCCGGCTGGCACCTTGCGGACCCGGTGACCCTGGCCAGCAGCTGGCGCATTGCCTCCTCCACCCTGCTGCACCGCAGCTACATCCACGCCCCGGTGAGCCCCCTGCTCCTGTTCGACCGGCAGCAGGATTTTGCCTACGAGCAGGAAATGCACGGCAACCCGCGGCAGCGCCACCATGTCCGTTTCTGGCGCTGCCCCGAGGGCTGGATGCTCCCCGGCGGCATTGCCGCGGACTGGCTGGGTGCCGCGTCCTTTGACCGTGCCGTTGGTTTATCCCTGTTTACCCTGCAGGTCACGCACCGGGTCGGCGAGAACATCGACGCCGAACGGGACTACCTGATCAACTCCCTCCGGGAAGCCTCCCCCGCGGTGTCCGTGGAGGTCATCAAGAACTTCTCCACCGGATACCACTCCCGCAACGGCGGCGGGGACTCAATTGTCACCGACGGGGACCTGCCGGTGGCGGACCTGAGCAGGCTCCCGGAAACCGGCCCGGCCGTGCCCGTCGGCACAGCTGCCGCCCGGGACCGGCCGCCGGCTGCGGTTATTTTCGGTGCCGTTCTGGTGTTCCTGCGCGGATTCGCCTCCCTGGCGGTGGCGGCGCCCTTCCTGGTGCACCTGACCGACATCTCCCTGGTGATCAACCTGCTGGGTACGCAGAGCCGCGGCGTTGCCGAGCTGGGCAGCGCCTACGCTCCCACCAGCGTCTCCCTGACCGTGTTCGCCGGGGTGGAGGCGGTGCTTGCCGTACTCATTCTGCGCGGCAGCAACTCGGCCCGGCTCACAGCGATGTCCCTGAGCTCCGTTGCCATTGCCGTGCAGGTAGCAGCCGTGTCCGCCGGTCCCGAGACCGCACTGCGGACCAACCTGTTCGGCTACGCCTTCGACGTCCTGTTGATCCTTGCCCTGTCCAGCGACGGGGCGAGGATCTACGCCCGCTCCCGCCGCCGCCGTCCGGCCAGCGCGAGCTAA
- a CDS encoding AraC family transcriptional regulator — protein MVSDRLSEVLDFIQVRGVISGSIAVHGRWETEARIDDDMKFFAVVQGSMKLATDGLEEPLHLEAGDVVVLNGRTWLRLHGGSGDAVPARLDPPASGTFVRAGEGEPGTEDIIIGGRVAVNTVGRDLLLQALPPVAHVRSGTDAAPHLPMLIRRLFDEVSRQQIGSGFAVRQYAQLLLLDVLRSFITDAELPQGWLKLIADERLRPALALIHAPGAPPPSLAELANAAAMSRTAFAERFRDVAGTPPRAYLNNWRMLVAQRELRSGDTRIRSLALDLGFSSESAFSTAFKRSVGESPLHYRSRVRALEPVD, from the coding sequence ATGGTTTCCGACCGTTTATCCGAAGTCCTTGATTTCATCCAAGTCCGGGGCGTCATTTCCGGCAGCATTGCCGTGCACGGCCGCTGGGAAACGGAGGCAAGGATAGACGACGACATGAAGTTCTTTGCCGTGGTGCAGGGCAGCATGAAACTGGCGACCGACGGCCTTGAAGAACCACTGCATTTGGAGGCGGGCGACGTCGTCGTACTTAACGGCCGCACCTGGCTGCGGCTCCACGGCGGCAGCGGAGACGCAGTGCCCGCCCGCCTCGATCCCCCCGCCAGCGGCACCTTTGTCCGGGCGGGGGAGGGGGAGCCCGGAACCGAGGACATCATCATTGGCGGCCGGGTGGCGGTAAATACCGTGGGCAGGGACCTGCTGCTGCAGGCGCTTCCGCCCGTGGCCCACGTCCGGTCCGGCACCGACGCCGCACCCCACCTGCCCATGCTGATTCGGCGTCTTTTCGACGAAGTTTCCCGGCAGCAGATCGGCTCGGGGTTTGCGGTCCGCCAATATGCGCAGCTCCTGCTGCTGGACGTACTCCGGTCCTTCATCACCGATGCCGAACTCCCGCAGGGATGGCTGAAGCTGATAGCCGATGAACGGCTCCGCCCGGCCCTCGCCCTGATCCATGCCCCGGGGGCTCCGCCTCCGAGCCTGGCGGAACTCGCGAACGCAGCCGCCATGTCCCGCACCGCCTTCGCGGAGCGGTTTCGGGACGTTGCCGGCACTCCGCCTCGCGCGTACCTGAACAACTGGCGCATGCTCGTGGCGCAGCGGGAACTGAGGTCCGGGGATACCCGGATCCGGTCATTGGCGTTGGACCTGGGTTTCTCGTCCGAGAGCGCCTTCAGCACAGCGTTCAAGCGCAGCGTGGGCGAATCGCCGTTGCATTACCGGTCCCGGGTGCGGGCGCTGGAACCGGTGGATTAG
- a CDS encoding SDR family NAD(P)-dependent oxidoreductase, producing the protein MNDSMISLVTGANKGIGRQIAGQLAALGHTVVVAARNADAGERAAAAVRAEGGDAVAVVLDVTDPASVAAAADEVKRRFGRLDALINNAGIVATPGVSFAAQQPGSADVNEIRSVFETNFFGVISVTAAFLPLLRLSAAARIVNVSSVAGSLAAVSDPANADPIAAGYAPSKTALTSLTLQYAKGLAPEGILVNAVCPGFVATELNGFRGTRTPEQGARAAVRMATIPANGPTGTFSDEDGPLPW; encoded by the coding sequence ATGAATGACAGCATGATTTCCCTCGTCACGGGAGCCAACAAAGGTATTGGGCGGCAGATTGCCGGCCAGCTGGCGGCGCTCGGCCACACCGTGGTGGTAGCCGCACGGAACGCCGACGCCGGTGAGCGGGCTGCCGCGGCCGTGCGCGCGGAGGGTGGAGACGCCGTCGCCGTCGTCCTCGATGTGACCGATCCGGCCTCGGTGGCGGCCGCTGCGGACGAGGTCAAACGCCGCTTCGGGCGGCTGGATGCCCTGATCAACAACGCCGGGATTGTGGCGACGCCGGGAGTCAGCTTTGCTGCCCAGCAGCCGGGCTCGGCGGACGTGAATGAAATCCGCTCCGTCTTCGAGACCAACTTCTTCGGGGTCATCTCCGTGACCGCCGCCTTCCTGCCGCTGCTGCGCCTCTCCGCGGCCGCTCGGATCGTCAACGTCTCCAGCGTGGCCGGATCCCTCGCCGCAGTATCCGATCCGGCCAATGCCGACCCGATCGCCGCCGGGTACGCCCCGTCCAAAACGGCCCTGACCTCCCTGACGCTGCAGTATGCGAAAGGGCTGGCGCCGGAGGGCATCCTGGTCAATGCGGTTTGCCCGGGCTTTGTTGCCACGGAACTGAACGGTTTCCGGGGAACACGCACCCCGGAGCAGGGTGCCAGGGCCGCCGTCCGGATGGCCACCATCCCGGCCAACGGACCCACCGGCACCTTCAGCGATGAGGACGGTCCCCTGCCTTGGTAG
- a CDS encoding SDR family oxidoreductase yields the protein MTTPPLTGRTAVVTGVSRRRGIGFAVAARLADMGASLYLQHFAPHDDEQPWGAEDIDEVMDLLRARLQPGARLAHGEHDFAAPEAPDSLIRDASAALGHLDILICNHARSGGDGRLQALDAAMLDTHWAVNARSVLLATARFADQHDGRTGGRVIWFTSGQLLGPMPDEIAYCTSKAALAGITPSVSADLADRGILLNTVNPGPVNTGYLDPATADRPLEVLDDVGSRFPGGRIGAPDDPARLIAWLVSDEGRWVVGQTISTEGGFRRG from the coding sequence ATGACTACCCCTCCCCTGACCGGCCGCACCGCCGTCGTCACCGGCGTGAGCCGCCGCCGGGGCATTGGCTTCGCCGTTGCCGCACGGTTGGCCGATATGGGTGCCAGCCTGTACCTGCAGCACTTCGCGCCGCACGACGACGAACAGCCGTGGGGTGCCGAGGACATCGACGAAGTGATGGACCTGCTGCGGGCACGGCTGCAGCCCGGCGCCCGGCTTGCCCACGGTGAACACGATTTCGCTGCACCCGAGGCGCCCGATTCCCTGATCCGCGACGCCTCGGCAGCCCTTGGGCACCTGGACATCCTGATCTGCAACCATGCCCGCAGCGGGGGCGACGGTCGGTTGCAGGCACTGGACGCCGCCATGCTGGACACGCACTGGGCCGTCAATGCCCGCTCCGTGCTGCTCGCCACCGCCCGCTTCGCCGACCAGCACGACGGGCGGACGGGCGGGCGGGTCATCTGGTTCACCAGTGGACAGCTGCTGGGGCCGATGCCAGATGAAATTGCCTATTGCACCTCGAAGGCCGCCCTCGCCGGCATCACTCCATCAGTCTCGGCTGACCTCGCCGACCGCGGGATCCTGCTTAACACCGTCAATCCGGGGCCGGTCAACACTGGTTACCTGGATCCGGCGACGGCGGACCGTCCGCTGGAAGTCCTCGACGACGTCGGGTCCCGGTTCCCCGGCGGCCGCATCGGCGCCCCCGATGATCCGGCCCGGCTGATCGCCTGGCTGGTGTCCGACGAGGGCCGCTGGGTGGTCGGCCAGACGATCAGCACCGAGGGCGGTTTCCGGCGGGGCTGA